One stretch of Musicola paradisiaca NCPPB 2511 DNA includes these proteins:
- the prmB gene encoding 50S ribosomal protein L3 N(5)-glutamine methyltransferase, translated as MDKIFVDEAVNDLHTLQDMLRWAVSRFNAAGLYYGHGTDNPWDEALQLVLPTLFLPLDIPEQMYRSRLTLSERQRIVERIVRRVNERIPVAYLTNKAWFCGLEFYVDERVLVPRSPIGELIDNRFDSLLPHQPQHILDLCTGSGCIAIACAHAFPEAEVDAVDISPEALAVTEQNIQQHGVEHSVTPICSDLFRSLPAIKYDLIVTNPPYVDEEDMFDLPQEYRHEPELGLAAGDDGLDLVRRILACAPDYLRDDGVLICEVGNSMVHMMDQYPDIPVTWLEFDNGGDGVFMLTREQLIDCKSHFSRYRD; from the coding sequence TTGGACAAGATTTTCGTCGATGAAGCGGTTAACGACCTGCATACCCTTCAGGATATGCTGCGTTGGGCGGTGAGTCGTTTCAATGCCGCTGGCCTGTATTACGGCCATGGTACGGACAATCCGTGGGATGAGGCGCTGCAACTGGTGTTGCCGACGCTGTTTCTGCCACTCGATATTCCGGAGCAGATGTACCGTTCCCGTCTGACGCTCAGTGAACGTCAGCGCATTGTTGAACGGATTGTCCGTCGGGTGAACGAGCGAATCCCGGTTGCCTACCTCACCAACAAAGCCTGGTTCTGCGGGCTGGAATTTTATGTGGACGAACGGGTATTGGTGCCGCGTTCGCCGATTGGCGAGTTGATCGACAACCGTTTCGACTCGCTGCTGCCGCATCAACCCCAGCATATTCTGGATTTGTGCACCGGCAGCGGGTGTATCGCCATCGCGTGCGCCCATGCCTTCCCGGAAGCGGAAGTGGACGCGGTGGATATTTCCCCGGAAGCGCTGGCGGTGACGGAACAGAACATCCAGCAACATGGTGTGGAACATAGCGTTACGCCAATCTGTTCCGATCTATTCCGCTCGCTTCCCGCCATCAAATACGATCTGATTGTGACCAACCCGCCGTATGTCGATGAAGAGGACATGTTCGATTTACCGCAGGAGTATCGCCATGAACCTGAACTGGGTCTGGCGGCCGGTGATGACGGGTTGGATCTGGTACGCCGCATTCTGGCCTGCGCGCCGGATTACCTGCGCGACGACGGTGTACTGATTTGTGAAGTAGGCAACAGCATGGTTCACATGATGGATCAATATCCCGACATTCCTGTCACCTGGCTTGAATTTGATAACGGCGGCGACGGCGTCTTTATGTTAACGCGCGAGCAACTTATTGATTGTAAATCTCATTTTAGCCGTTACCGGGATTAA
- the aroC gene encoding chorismate synthase has product MAGNSIGQFFRVTTFGESHGIALGCVVDGVPPGIALTEADLQHDLDRRRPGTSRYTTQRREPDQVKILSGVFEGVTTGTSIGLLIENTDQRSQDYSAIRDLFRPGHADYTYEQKYGIRDYRGGGRSSARETAMRVAAGAIAKKYLQQRFGINIRGYLAQMGDVVCALKDWNAVEQNPFFSPDPDKLEALDELMRALKKEGDSIGAKVTVVAESVPAGLGEPVFDRLDADLAHALMSINAVKGVEIGDGFAVVGKRGSENRDEITPDGFVSNHAGGILGGISSGQTITAHLALKPTSSITVPGRTITRDGQPTEMITRGRHDPCVGIRAVPIAEAMMAIVLMDHVLRQRAQCGEVDCKVPRW; this is encoded by the coding sequence ATGGCAGGAAACAGTATTGGTCAGTTTTTCCGCGTCACCACTTTTGGTGAGTCCCATGGCATCGCCCTTGGCTGCGTGGTGGACGGCGTACCGCCGGGGATCGCGCTGACCGAGGCCGACTTGCAGCACGATCTGGATCGTCGCCGTCCGGGAACGTCCCGTTACACCACCCAGCGCCGCGAACCGGATCAGGTAAAAATTCTGTCCGGCGTGTTTGAGGGCGTAACCACGGGCACCAGCATCGGTTTATTGATTGAAAATACCGATCAGCGCTCGCAGGATTACAGCGCCATCAGGGATCTGTTCCGTCCAGGGCATGCGGATTACACCTACGAACAGAAATACGGTATCCGTGATTATCGGGGCGGGGGCCGTTCTTCTGCCCGTGAAACGGCGATGCGTGTGGCGGCGGGGGCGATCGCCAAAAAGTATCTGCAACAGCGCTTTGGGATCAACATCCGCGGCTATCTGGCCCAGATGGGCGACGTGGTCTGCGCATTGAAGGACTGGAATGCGGTAGAGCAGAATCCTTTTTTCAGCCCGGATCCGGACAAGCTGGAAGCGCTGGATGAACTGATGCGCGCACTGAAGAAAGAGGGCGACTCCATCGGTGCGAAAGTGACTGTGGTGGCCGAATCGGTGCCGGCAGGGCTCGGCGAACCGGTGTTTGATCGTCTGGATGCCGATCTGGCGCATGCGTTGATGAGTATCAATGCGGTAAAAGGCGTGGAAATTGGCGATGGGTTCGCCGTAGTGGGTAAGCGCGGCAGCGAGAACCGTGACGAAATCACGCCGGACGGTTTTGTGAGCAACCACGCGGGCGGCATTCTGGGCGGCATCAGCAGCGGCCAGACCATCACAGCGCATCTGGCGCTGAAACCGACCTCCAGCATTACCGTGCCGGGGCGTACCATTACCCGTGACGGACAGCCGACGGAAATGATCACCCGTGGTCGCCACGATCCCTGTGTCGGGATCCGGGCGGTGCCGATTGCCGAAGCCATGATGGCGATTGTGCTGATGGATCATGTACTGCGTCAGAGAGCGCAGTGTGGCGAAGTGGATTGCAAGGTGCCGCGCTGGTAA